CGAGGCGCTGGAGGCCGACACGGCGGGCGCACACGCCGCGCATGTGGCGGCAGTAGCGGTCCTGAGGGCCGCCGATGGCCAGCGCCCGCCCGTAGTCGATCGAAGCCTCCTTGAACCGCCCGTCCGCCTGCTCGGCGTCGGCCCGGGCGATCATGTCGTCGTAGTCGCTCACGGGCAGCCCCTTACCCGACGGCCCGACAGCGACAAACGGGAGGCGACGTCCGCCGTCACGCCGGCCTGCGACCGACGGCCAGGAAGATCGGCGCGAACAGCTTCGGCGGCGGGGTCGTGCCCGCGTACCGGTCGAGGGCCGCATGCCAGCGGGCGATGTCGTCGGCGCCGGCCAGGCCGGCGACCGTGAGTGCGTCGCGAGCCGCCCACGCCGGCGGGCGTATGCCGGGCGGGAGGCGGACGATCTCGAAGCGCCCTTCGTACGCCACCACGTCGAGCCCCGCCTTCTCCAGCAGCTCGTCGAGGCGGAGGCCGACGGCGAGGTCGTTGCCCCGCTGGGCGTGCCACTGGCGGTAGCGGGCGTCGAGGTCCATCACGTCCGGGTCCTCCGGGCGCGCCCGCACGGCGGCGGCGTCGGTGTCGACGAGGAGGACGGCACCCCCCGGGCGCACGAGCGCGGCGGCGTGGTCGACGATGGCCTGCTCCGACGGGCCGTTGTGGGCGAGCACGTGGCGGATCATCACCACGTCGACGCTGCCGGGCTCGAGGCCGGTGTCGGCGGCGTCGCCCGTCGAGACCGTGATGTTCGTGGCGCCCGCCGCCTCCACCGTCTCCCGGGCGGCGGCGGCCGTCTCCGGCGTGCCGTCGACGGCCCACACGTGGCCGGTGGGCCCCACCACCCCGGCGACGACGACGGACACGGCCGCCGGGCCGCAGCCGACGTCGGCCACGCGAGCGCCCTCGGCGATCCCGGCGGTCGCCCACGACGCGGCCTCCGACCGGCGGGCCGCCTCGGCCATGAGCCGGTAGCGGGCTCGCTCGTCGTCGCTCAGCTCGAGCGCGTACTCCGGCACCGGCCCCCCCTGACCTCGTCGGGCGCCACCGTACCGGTCGTCGGCGCCCGTCGTCCGGGAACCGCCGGCCGGCGCCGGTCAGCGCCGGTCGCGGCAGGCCCGTCGCCGGCCCACGGCGACGGCCACGGCTCCGGCGGCGGCGGCCGCCAGGCTGTAGGCGAGGAGCTCGAGCACGGT
This DNA window, taken from Acidimicrobiales bacterium, encodes the following:
- a CDS encoding methyltransferase domain-containing protein; the encoded protein is MPEYALELSDDERARYRLMAEAARRSEAASWATAGIAEGARVADVGCGPAAVSVVVAGVVGPTGHVWAVDGTPETAAAARETVEAAGATNITVSTGDAADTGLEPGSVDVVMIRHVLAHNGPSEQAIVDHAAALVRPGGAVLLVDTDAAAVRARPEDPDVMDLDARYRQWHAQRGNDLAVGLRLDELLEKAGLDVVAYEGRFEIVRLPPGIRPPAWAARDALTVAGLAGADDIARWHAALDRYAGTTPPPKLFAPIFLAVGRRPA